The following are encoded together in the Saliniramus fredricksonii genome:
- a CDS encoding ABC transporter permease has product MLRMRLQSFVRPGWLTLPVLAGMAVIGFWVITAVSVELWGLPDPLRTVARRLQPPSAAHWLGTDALGRDVLSRTLYGARYSLVIALIVVSAAVAFGALLGALAGFFDGIVDTVIMRLVDVTLAFPPVLLAMAVAATLGPGLENAVVALIAVWWPIYARMMRAQVLEVKTREHVEAAIAGGATRIRLLWKHILSLCWTPIMINATMDIGQVILLAAALSFIGLGATPPTPEWGAMISDGATQFYSWWIAFGPGMAILTIVLGFNFIGDGLRDLFDTRKIR; this is encoded by the coding sequence ATGCTTAGGATGCGTCTTCAATCCTTCGTCAGACCCGGTTGGCTGACGCTTCCAGTCCTTGCCGGTATGGCGGTGATCGGTTTCTGGGTCATCACCGCAGTGAGCGTCGAGCTTTGGGGCTTGCCGGATCCCCTGCGCACGGTCGCACGCCGGCTGCAGCCGCCATCCGCCGCTCACTGGCTGGGCACTGACGCGCTCGGGCGCGATGTGCTGAGCCGAACTCTTTATGGCGCGCGGTACTCGCTTGTCATCGCGTTGATCGTAGTCAGCGCGGCTGTCGCGTTCGGCGCTTTGCTGGGCGCGCTTGCGGGGTTCTTCGACGGTATCGTGGATACTGTCATCATGCGCCTGGTCGATGTGACCCTAGCCTTTCCGCCGGTACTCCTCGCCATGGCGGTTGCCGCGACCCTGGGGCCAGGTCTCGAGAACGCCGTCGTCGCCTTGATCGCCGTCTGGTGGCCAATCTATGCCCGAATGATGCGCGCCCAGGTGCTCGAGGTGAAGACCCGCGAGCATGTGGAAGCGGCTATCGCCGGCGGCGCCACCAGAATTCGCCTGCTATGGAAACACATCCTGTCTCTCTGCTGGACCCCGATCATGATCAACGCGACAATGGATATCGGGCAGGTGATCCTGCTTGCCGCTGCTCTGAGCTTCATCGGACTGGGAGCAACCCCACCGACTCCGGAATGGGGCGCGATGATTTCCGACGGTGCGACGCAATTCTATTCTTGGTGGATAGCCTTTGGCCCTGGCATGGCCATTCTCACGATCGTGCTCGGCTTCAACTTTATCGGCGACGGGCTGCGCGATCTATTTGATACGCGCAAAATCCGATGA